The nucleotide sequence ATTGTCGTGGGACCCTAACAAAGCTCCTAGCTCTGCGGCTGGTGAGCTGACACCAGATTCCAAGGCCAGATTGATCCATATCGAAACTGGAGAGGAAATTACGACTGCAAACACTCCAGGAGAACTCTGGATCACGGGTCCTACGGTGATGCGTGGCTACTGGAGAAACCCAAGTGCAACCCAAAGCGCATTCGTTACTGACTCTGAGGGCACTCAATGGCTCCGTACTGGGGATGTTGCATATGTGGAGGAATACGCAAAAGGATCTCTCTTTCATATCGTGGATCGCGTCAAGGAGTTGATCAAGGTTAAAGGCATGCAAGTTGCTCCAGCTGAACTCGAGTCTCTCCTACTTGAACGAGAAGATGTTGCAGACGCTGCAGTTGTTGGGGTCATGGTCAACGGTGAGGAGCTCCCACGAGCCTATGTCGTCAGATCAGCAAACACAAAAGACACATCTGAACAAGACATCGCAGACTGGCTGGCTAGCCGTGTTATCAAATACAAACAACTTAAGGGGGGAGTGGTCTTCGTCGACGCTATCCCCAAAGTTCCTGTAAGTCCATTATCCTTCTCAAAAGAGGTGCTGCAAGTTCGAGGCTTATATATTGTCACTCAAAGTCGGGCAAGATCTTGCGTCAGGCTCTACGTGAGCGAGCAAAACGCGAAGTTAGCAACGGCCTTGAGGTGCGCGCCAAGCTGTAGGTCAGCGGCGGCGACGCGCGCGCAAGCTAATATATTGCATTACTTCGCAAATCATAGACTTCTCTGCGTACGCGATGGTCTGTGAAGTACGGGGAAATCGATAAAGAAGGTATGTCACGATTGGTGACAGAAGTGTTCTCCTTTCTAGGACCAGACTGAGCACAGTTTACTTGTATCAATATGTTTGCATGAGATTCTTAGTGTAAGGGAGGTTGTCTCAATAAGCGACAGCAGCATCTCTCATGGCTTTCAGGCATTTTATTATCTCCATTAATCGTTACACACAGGCCTCATCATGGCCCTTGCCATGAGACATATTTCATTTTCCATCaccaatcatcatcatgacttcGTCCAACAGTGTTGAGGGTATCTTCATATCTCGAGCCCTATCAACTCGCCCTCCATCAATTCGATATTGGGCCGGCAGCTCCACACCATCCGCGATCCCCAATATCTTCTGGGAAACCGCTATTCCACATCTCGCTGCAACTGGCATACCATGCCCCGTATAACCAACACTAAGCCAGAGgccaccatcttcaccgCCTAAAGAAGCGGGTAGTTGGCCAACCCACGGATAGCCATCTTTCGAATAGCCCATTATGCCAGTCCACTCATAAGTAGCTTGGAGAGAAGTGTCCTCGGTTTCTTCTGGTGCCCTTAGCTTGACGGCCTCATGAAGTGAAGCACGCAATCGCTGAGCTATAACTGGGTCGATCGAATCGTCCCGCGATAGTCCGACTTGGCCATCGGACGAGCCTAATCTCTCACCGCCAGTGATAAGTTCACCCGAAGGTCTCTGGACTAAATAGTCGTCTCCTCCATCTGGTGTCCACCACACGTGGCTATGCTCTAGTGGTGAGCTGCCGTCTGAAGGGGTGAGAGCAGCAACTTGACCACGCACGGGAACTATGTACCCAGATAGCTTCGGAATAAGGTGTGAGGTATAAGCGTTAGTTGCTAGGATGACTTTCCTGGCTGCTATCTGGCCGCGAGGGGTGTGGAGAACCCAAGAGTCACCAATCCGCTGAAGATGCTCCACGGGCGTCTTTGTTTGAAAATTGAAGACGCTTGAGTCGTTTGCTTCAAGGAGACTCTCAAGAACCCAGCTAACAAGCTTATATGGCCATAGCTTAGCGGCGTTGGGCTGGTATATGGCAGCAGATGCCCCTGAAACTCGCAGGTTCTTGAGCTGCTCCTGATCTGTTATTACCTTGATATCGTCCGCAAGCTCGGGATTGGTTTTCTTTAGACGGTCTAGATGCCGGGTCACGATGTCGAGGATTTCCTGTGAAGGGACGTGGGACACACCTCCAACTGTCTCCCAGTCACAAGGGATATTGTGCTCTGATACAAGGTCCTTTAGGAAGTTAAAGGTATCAAGTTCAAATTGAGCGACTGGAGCTTTGGAGGCGTAAATAAGGGGCTGGCAATGACCACCATTCTGATGGCAATCAGTAATCCCGTGTAAAAGACTTTAAGCAGGCTTAACTCACTCTTCCTGTAGCTCCCCAACAGGCCTCTCTTGCCTCGAGAAGCACCACGTTCTTACAGCCCCCCTTAATAAGTTCTCTCGCTGCAAATGTCCCCGTGATACCACTGCCAACAACCACAACATCGGCTGTGGAAGGGAGCTCAGCTGTGGTGCGATGCctgatgagcttctcagaGGGTTCGTGATGCCAGTACGATTTTGTGCTCTCAGTGCTGGGCAATTCAGCCTGTCCTGGTAGTAGCGTGGGGATCGCCATTGTTTAGCTGAGGTGTTTTAGTGTATGTGTGGGTGCTGATGTGAGACCAGATATAAGTTTGAGGTAAGTTGCGGAGGTGTAAGTTCAAAGTCTGGTGGGTTATGAATCGATTGTGAATCCGTCTTAGTAAACCCCCGCCTTGAACGGCAGTTATTGGAGGGCGTTGGCATAACATTAGATGTATTACGTAGATTTCCATATTTATCAGTTGCGTGCATAGGAGCTATAGATAGACTGATATGATAAAGGACTGCAGTATCATGGGCTTTCGGATATCACGCATACACGCACAACTTGATACCCAGGCAAAGTAAAGTGTTGATTATGAATTGATCGTATCATGTTCATGCCATTTCGTCGTCAGAATCATCAGCAGCTATCAGATCAAGCTCCCCCATCCAGTGACCTTTCAATCCATCCCATTCTGCCTTGCTTCGGCAGTGGGCTTCTAAAGTATCCTTGCACCATGCTTGCTTGTATGCTTGCTCAAAGAGCCATTACTATAATTTACAATATTCCAGCTTCTCATGTAGCAAATCCTGCACCTTCCAATGACTCGATACAATCATTTCTCAAAGACAACCGTCTCTTTTTGGCTCCTCCATATGCTGTGTCCTGTGCTGTTGCCCCTCTCTGCTGAATCCTGCAGAGGTTTGCTGGAACTTTTGATTATTACTCCCACCCAATATGCGCTGTAACCACAGCATGTCTAATGCTTTCCGGGGTATTTGGTACACGCAGTCTCTTTGTTGAGACGCAAAATATTCAAGCCATCTTCCTGAGAGGGGCACATTCTTCAAACTGTGCTCTCGCTCCCTGTGGCGTACAAAGAAAAGTTGACAaatgaaaaaaaaaggtcGATCCGGGGAACAGTTGTGGCATGCCTAGTGGCGACAGCCTCCGAATCGAAGGTTGAATAAAGAACTCAACAAAACGCCATGGGAATAAATCTCCCGCCAATGGCTTCCATTCCTCGTGGTACTCGTGTCATGTCGCAGTAGCAAATAATGTAGATGTCGTCAGAGCACATAACTCCTCATGGTCGTGAGTGCTATGTTCCTAGTTCGAACCAGGTTCCCCAACATCATTTCGGCGTACTTCTCCTCATAAAAATCGCAAAAAGCCCCTTCTCAGTAGACCTCCAGTGCTATCCAGAGTGAAATGCAACGAGGTAATTCCCTCTAGACGTCAGTCATCTCTGTGTCGCTGTCACCACCCTCTGCGATGGAAATAGGGATCAACTCCTCATCGGGTCCCCAGTTTCCTTCGTAAACAGTTGCCGGTGCGGCGCGGTGGTGGCCAACCCACTGCAGGCCCTCAAGTTCCAGAACCTGATGCACAGTTGGTCGCTCACTGGGCTCTTGAGCTGTCATCCATCGTACAATCAAGTCGAGAGAGCTGTTGTGGGTGGCATTAACCATAAACTCAGGAGGTTGCAGTAGTTCCGATCGCTTGGATGGACCAAACAAGTTGCTTGGGTCATGTGTCTTGCCACTTGTGAAGTCATCGCTATGCATAATCTCGGTAGGGTTACCAGTGGCATCTCGCTGGACCTCAATAGAGGGATTCCAGGTGAGACTTGGCACTTCGGAAAGATCTCCCGAGCGAAGGGCGATCCACGTAGGTCCATTGTCAGGTAGGACAACGTTGGCGGCTGtctcaaggatgatgagacCAAGGGAGAAGACGTCGGCGGACTGGCAGGATTTGCCCTTGAGCATCTCCGGGGCCATGTACTCACGATCGCCCTCAACGTCCACGCCTTCGGCAGATGAACAGGATTGGGCTAGGCCGAAGTCACCAATCTTGAGAACACCTTCGAACGTGACAAGAATGTTGGCCGGCTTGAGATCCAAGTGCATGAAACCTGAATCATGAATATCCTTCAGGCCCTACAGAAATGTTAGTAGGTATAGAGTAGCGAAGTGGTTTATAACTTACCAAGCACAGGTCCTGGagaatcttgaagatgcGAAAGTCATCTAGTCGTCCACCTCGTCCAACAGTGCCCAGAAACTTGTCGAGGGTACCCTCTTCGCAGTACTCTGTTTGAATATAGAGATGGTTGTTGTAGTCCCAATGATCGAAGTACTGGACCACATGCTCGGAGTAGCTAAGAGTCCTCAAAATTTCGGCCTCCCGGACCTTTGTATCCCGATCCTTCGGTCCCTGGAACGcatgcttgctcttctttaCAGCATAGACTCTGCCCTTAGTGGGGCTTGTTGTCGGGGTTGTACTGAGGTTGCCAAATGTCATTTGATGGTCCGCCTGAGTGACACGATAGACGACAGAGAATTCACCCTTTCCAATCTGCTCGACTTTGTCAAATCGGGAGGACAGGCTTGCATCAATGTCAATGTTACTAGTACGGGCGTTCACAGGAGTAACAAGGAGGCTGGTAGATGATCGCAAGTCCCGTCCTGCTGTTGGGGTGACGGGAGGTGGCATGTTATCAGAGAAGCCATCGCCAATCTGAGAAATAGACAATCGGCTGGTGTCGAGAGGCAGCAAACTCTCACGTGGAGTCTGCGGTGTTCGTCGTCCATCAAGAGGGCTGGCTGATTCACAGAGTTTCGCTTTAGTAAATGTCTCATGAGGAGAACTGAGGGAATGACTCAAAGAAACTGTGCTTAGTGGAGAAGGAGAGTGTAATCCTCGTCGAGCCCGGGAACGGCCAAACGAAGATAGAGGCAGATGCGAAGATGGGGAATACAGACGTCCAGCATCGGGAAGCCGACTTGAATTGTCGACTTTTCCAGCTGGTCTGTCCGTTGTTGGGACTTCCGACTTACAAGTTGCTTCTCGAGGGATAGAGGTGCCAAAGACCGGAGTAGTAGAGTGTAATGTTCGGTTGGCAGTTGGGCTATGGTTATCATGGGGGCTCTCAAATGAGTACTCGCTGACCTTGCTAAGGCTGGGAGTTAAAGTGTTCTTGGTTGGAGTAGGGGGAGCGTCGCCTTCCATGGGTGTCGAAAAGTCAATCGTTTCGCCAAAGAGCTTGTGCTCATCACCGTCCAGGCCGAGGACACTGCCGCGACGCGCACTCCTAGAAGCACTGCCACGCTGGAATATCGACATGCCCTTTCCTGGCCTACCAAAGCTGGCTGTACTGTTACCAAATGGGGTGGAAGGGAGGCCGCCAAAAGAATTCCGGTTGTTAcccctcttcttcatagCACTCCCGGCCGGTGGAGGGAAAGTAGCGAACGGATTAGAATGCTTCTTGCACGGTGTATCGGGAGGGGccatcttcttgtcggcATCCTCTTCGGGGTTTCGGTTGACCTTGGAAATAAGTCCAGTAGAGTTGAAAGCGCCCACCCACAGCTGCGAGTTGCTGGGTGTCGCCATGGCCTTGGACATATTATTTGGGCCAGTAGGTCGTGTCGCATTGAGAGGAAGGGATCGTGAGAAAAGGTGAGGTCTGGGTCGATCTGGCATCCGGGCCACGGGAGCATAAATAGGTGCTTCCTCGGTTAGGCTGTTTCCTGAAGACGATGTCGTCAGTGTCTTCGATAGAGGATGTGGTTGGTGGGCCTTGTCGCCAAAGAAGGAAGTGGGTGGTGGTTTCGAGGTCGGCGTTGTAGAAACAAAGGGACTCTCTTGAGGCACAGGGGGAGGAACAAATTGGTCCAGAGAAAGGCGAGGTCGACTTCGGACAGGAGAATATTCGGAGCTCATCTGAGCCAGCTGTCGTTCACCGGATCGTCTTCCCCAAGATCCTCGCTCCCCATATCTTTGTTGTAGAGTTGACTTACGTAGGGACGATGACCTCTTAGGAACATTCGTCGTCGCCGGTGTTGGTGAGGGGACAGGATCGCGGAATGGTGATCCGCTAGTACCCGCAATCTCATATTCGGTAGATGAGTCTTCATGTATATAGAAGCTCTGTGAAGATGTCGTATTGGCACCAAAGATATTTTGGTCCTCGTTCTGGCCCAGCCCCGATATTCCATGCAAGCTCCGTCGCTTAGCCACTGGGCTTCCCTGGCTCGGTTGGTCCAGATTCATGGTTGCGTCACTGCGCTTTAATGACCCGTTGTTTGGGACCGTCTGGCCGTCATTGTTGGAATCAAGAGACTTGAGAAATGAGGTCGGCGAAGATCCAGCGACGTCGAGAGTGAGGCTGCGTCGCTTGACGGGACTGACAGAGATGGGGCTTGTAGCTCCCAGAGCGTTGTTCTCTTGCCCTGATACATCGATAACCGAAGCCAAAGGTACCGCAGGTAGTGAGTTGCCGCTATCGGGAGCCATGTTGAGTGCCCTCTTGAGAGGGCTCTTGGGAGAAGCGCGTGCTCGTGTCAACGGTCTCGAGGGCGATGTCTTACCGGCCTTGGCGGAACGCAACGAGAGCCTAACGCTGGGGCGGAAGGGTGTAAAGGCGCTTGAATGCGGGGCACCGTTGATATGAGGAGGTGCTGAGCGAGTGTGTGACGGTAGAAGTTGTTGGTTTTGCGGCGTTGCGCCGAATCGACGACAAGGCGATTGAGGTGAGGTTTGGTGGGGGCTTTCGGGGCTCAGCGAGTTTTGAGAGTTGGAACGCGTTAAAAACTTGGAAGGTGATCGTGAAATAGAGCGTCGGAGAGTGCGAACTGCCGATGTGACGTCGATGTGATGGGCGTGGGTTGGTGATGGTAGGGCGAGTGTGCCACCGCTGCTGTTCGAGAAGGACATTGTGAGGTTGCGAAGTGCTGCGCGCTGCGCTGATGCGCGAGCAAATGACGCAGTAAGGCTGATGGGTATAAACAGTTGAATAACTAGGCGTTATCGATATTTGCTGCTAGTGCGAGATACAGTGACCGGTGAAGGATGCAGTAGGTGAAATAAAGGTTGCGGACGTTGGTGAGCCAAATGTGCAAGTCGAAGATGTGAGAAGCAGCTCGACGCGATACCCAACAAATCGCAAAAAGCTATGCCAGTCTCACTCGGATGTCGAAGGTCATATCATGACTCGACAACTGAGAGTAATCAGACGCTAAAGTGAGGAGGCAGAAGGCAGAAGTGCGTTGAGCGTAGGCTTCCGTTTAAGTGCCCGAATGGTGATGTCGTCGACAAGGCAGCCAAATAGATACCGTAGATAAGAGTGGTCGACGTGAGTTCGCGTTGAGGGTTGAGTAAATATGAGTGATTGTCGACAAAAAAAAGTGAGGTTGAGTAGAGGAGGAAAGTTGGTAGAAGTTGGAACTGCTAAGCAGCTGTAGGAGTAGTGCTGCAGGTGGTGGTTGTGTCGTGTTTCGTACAAGCAAGATGGACGTCCGGGTTGGAGTTGGGGGTGGGCGGGTTGAAGAGACGAACGGGAAGACAAGAGAGTTGGGTTAGGTAGGTGAACTAGTTAGTTAGTTTGGGTGTGGCAGTTGGACCATGGCGCTCGTGAACTGAACGGGCATGGGGCTACTGATCCTGACACAAACTAACAAAGTTGTGTgtaaagaagagaagagactaATGAAAAGCAAATTGTTCCTGCAGTTGTCGTCCGGTCTTGTCTCTGTTTTTACTTTGCTCTTGCTCCTCGAGTCTTTGTTTTTGTGGTTTGTTTGAATCCACAAACAAGCAGCAGAGTTCAGAGCAATAATACCCGATATATCGGCCCCGTCGTGTACAATACCCCTCGTGTGGCTGCGTTGAAACCCAAGAACCCTTCCTCAGGGCAGAACGTGGATACTCCAACTGGGGTCTGGTGACTCAGAATATTAGGTCGAAAGGACAACGACTGGTAGTGATAAGTCAGGCTGGTATGCACTCGTCTGGGCTTTCTTGGTGTCTGTGTTGGGAAGTTGGTGCAGACCACAGTTGACTTGCAAGTAACAAAAGACCCAGAGGGTGTGACAAAATACTAGTGAGAGATAGCCCGGACAGACAGGATGGGATGAGAGTGGAAGGGAGGGCGCGCAAGAAAGAGGATGGACAAGACAGCCTGGAGTGAGTGGTTGGAGGAGAGGGTCCCCCATAGACGGATGGGGATAGGGAGCGTGGGAGCCCAGGGATGGCGCGTGTTGGCGCTGTAGGCTAACAATTTGGTGCACGCCCCGTACTGTAAAAATGGTAGGCTCAGGCTGAGTTAGTGCGGACTTTCCAGTTGTCTACAAGCCTCCCGTCTTCAACCAATATTCAATATATCAGTTGGTGAGGAACGGGAGAATCACTAGAGCAGTCAATATCATAACAGGGAAACAACGCGCGTACTTTGCATCAGGGAGGCAAATTCACTTTTGTGTATCCGTACTCGTCCTCTACCATCCAAAAATCTCTTCGTCATATTAAAGAGGCTGGAAAACAACAAGCAGGTGTAGAGGCGCGCGACAAGTGACGCATTTGTTTACACGTTTGCCTAAAGAGGAATAGTGTCACACGAAAAGACGCGTTTCTCCAAACAAAAGCCAGGGGTGCAACAACATACAGCTCACACAGACATCAACTCACTAACACACCCTCCAGGCTGGCCCTGTTCCTGTTAGCGAGTGGCTTCCTTTAAGGATGGCGCCGGGAGCTGGTCCCCGTAACTCAACCCGCTCATGGCCCGTCCATGTTCCATCTCAAGCCTCTGGCTGGTAGCTAGGTCTGATTCTTgttctacggagtacaggaCTCTGCTCTACAGGTAGAGTTGCACTGATCTCTCTGTTTCATCGGCCATGGCACGTTCATCGGAACAATCACATTCCTTCGTGGCTTCGTCATGTCCAGAGATTCTCTCTCCATGTCTTGatgcttcctcctcgtcatccgtAGGTAGGACAACCGACTTATTGAATAACGACGATCGTTGATGGTCAGGGAAAATCACATTGTCTGTGACTGGATGTTCCTGTGAACTTGTTGAGCCTCCATGCCTGTTGCGCTAGGACTCTTGTAAGTGAGGGCCACGATATATCCATGGGTAGAGAGTCTGGAGTGGTTCCTGAAGCCAACCTCAAACTTCAGACTGCCCAGCACCTCTTCTCCGTTTtcgagaaagaaagaggaaaatGGATACGAATGCAATAGAGATTACCCACTTGCGAAGAGTTTCTGGCTTTTTCTGGCTCACATCATCTAGGTTGAAATCAAtctatcaacaccaaagttCATGTGGAAATCTTATTCAAGAGACTGACATGGAAGTCGGACATCCAAAGCCCTGATTCGTCAATACCCCACTGGGCGCCTCTCAGCGCCAGTGCTCAGGGGTATTCCCGTCCTTCAGACGCTCCTCAAGCCATCACAAGCCACCTCACCCCCGAGACCTCCCCTCATCAGGCCCAGGGACTTCTCTGTTCTTTCCAGCCAGGGGAGATCCCATGGCACTGGCAGTTGGCAGGGGATGGCGCCCGTTGGACTGAAGATCGCCTCTAACATGGCATGGAATTCTGGTGGAATGGCATGAGGCCTATTCTCGATGGGGCAAAAAAGACGAGCGCTTCTGCTGGTCAGTCTCGAGGTCGCAGTTGCTGTAGGACAGCAGCATCTACTTAGACGCTGGAGTAACTGTCCCAAGATAGATCGAAGGTCGCAGCACGGGCACTTACACTGGCACTCGCAAGTTGCAGCAAGTCCAAAGCAAGATACGATTGGGACGGGGGGGTTGGGGCCGCCGTGTCTAGAGCCCACCCGTTCGCTGGCTCCCGTCCCCTTCAGACCACTCAGCGTCATGATCGTCGCCGTCACTTGCTGGGGGGCATGCTTTATCCCGGGTCCCATCACCTGCCTCGTACAGGACTGGGCTACCTCGAGCAAGTGAGTGAGTTGTGTTGCACACAACAGAGACAACGTCAGCCCTGGCTAGTCAATGGGTACGGTACTCTGTACAGCTTAGTTTTCGTTACCAAGCGAGTTCCTCATACCAGCCACTTCCTATGGATGAGTTTTCTCTGCGTCTTACAGCCGCTCAGTGGCCCTCTTGTTCAGGCCCTCTTTGCCTCCACCGGCAGAAATCAGTAGCAGTCATGACATGGCCataccaggccaggccaagtCATCGCATCGGGCACAGGCACCTCGAGGCTAGCATCAGCACCAGTGTCAACCATGTCCTGACCTACATCCCGATACGCCGGCCCCTCTCATGACGCGCAGGAAATCTTCCCGTTCTGatcaaaacaaacaaacgaTTTGCTTCCCCTATCCTCTTGTGCACTCCCCCACTAGCTGACGGTGGTAATTTGAGCTTTAATTGTGCTCTTTATGCCAACCAGCCCATGTCATCTCGCTTCTTATGAGGGAGTCCGGGATGGCCCCCGCTATATGCAAGAGGGCACTACACTAACAATTCAATTGTGTGCGCTCGTCAGTTGGGGCCTGCGTGTGGACGAGAAGAGGCACAAAAGCCCTGCTCATGAGCCTGGGGCCTGGGCCAGAGGGACCACAAAGCGCATCAAATCGAAAAGCTGCGCAtcgtactccgtacttctGAGATTTGAAGCCCCTAGCATGTCGCCCATCTAACCAACTGCcaatcaaggccatcaatcGGCATTGCCTCTACCGTTGCTGCACCGTGCTTCTTGATCGGAGGTTTTAGATCAACTCACATATCGACTTACACGgagcatcgtcatcgtcatttGCACTAACACAATGAAAGGTCCTTCATCATTGTTCACATCCTACGTATAGATCAGCTCCAACTCAATTCACTCACATACATCCCCCGCGCTCGCACATTTTACACTAGACAGGGGATGCAACTGGCTGTGCACAACATAATCAGTGCCAACTTTGTTGACCGCCTGACTTGGTTGCATATTTTATGGGACAT is from Fusarium musae strain F31 chromosome 4, whole genome shotgun sequence and encodes:
- a CDS encoding hypothetical protein (EggNog:ENOG41) codes for the protein MAIPTLLPGQAELPSTESTKSYWHHEPSEKLIRHRTTAELPSTADVVVVGSGITGTFAARELIKGGCKNVVLLEAREACWGATGRNGGHCQPLIYASKAPVAQFELDTFNFLKDLVSEHNIPCDWETVGGVSHVPSQEILDIVTRHLDRLKKTNPELADDIKVITDQEQLKNLRVSGASAAIYQPNAAKLWPYKLVSWVLESLLEANDSSVFNFQTKTPVEHLQRIGDSWVLHTPRGQIAARKVILATNAYTSHLIPKLSGYIVPVRGQVAALTPSDGSSPLEHSHVWWTPDGGDDYLVQRPSGELITGGERLGSSDGQVGLSRDDSIDPVIAQRLRASLHEAVKLRAPEETEDTSLQATYEWTGIMGYSKDGYPWVGQLPASLGGEDGGLWLSVGYTGHGMPVAARCGIAVSQKILGIADGVELPAQYRIDGGRVDRARDMKIPSTLLDEVMMMIGDGK
- a CDS encoding hypothetical protein (EggNog:ENOG41~BUSCO:EOG09260W9L), whose translation is MSFSNSSGGTLALPSPTHAHHIDVTSAVRTLRRSISRSPSKFLTRSNSQNSLSPESPHQTSPQSPCRRFGATPQNQQLLPSHTRSAPPHINGAPHSSAFTPFRPSVRLSLRSAKAGKTSPSRPLTRARASPKSPLKRALNMAPDSGNSLPAVPLASVIDVSGQENNALGATSPISVSPVKRRSLTLDVAGSSPTSFLKSLDSNNDGQTVPNNGSLKRSDATMNLDQPSQGSPVAKRRSLHGISGLGQNEDQNIFGANTTSSQSFYIHEDSSTEYEIAGTSGSPFRDPVPSPTPATTNVPKRSSSLRKSTLQQRYGERGSWGRRSGERQLAQMSSEYSPVRSRPRLSLDQFVPPPVPQESPFVSTTPTSKPPPTSFFGDKAHQPHPLSKTLTTSSSGNSLTEEAPIYAPVARMPDRPRPHLFSRSLPLNATRPTGPNNMSKAMATPSNSQLWVGAFNSTGLISKVNRNPEEDADKKMAPPDTPCKKHSNPFATFPPPAGSAMKKRGNNRNSFGGLPSTPFGNSTASFGRPGKGMSIFQRGSASRSARRGSVLGLDGDEHKLFGETIDFSTPMEGDAPPTPTKNTLTPSLSKVSEYSFESPHDNHSPTANRTLHSTTPVFGTSIPREATCKSEVPTTDRPAGKVDNSSRLPDAGRLYSPSSHLPLSSFGRSRARRGLHSPSPLSTVSLSHSLSSPHETFTKAKLCESASPLDGRRTPQTPRESLLPLDTSRLSISQIGDGFSDNMPPPVTPTAGRDLRSSTSLLVTPVNARTSNIDIDASLSSRFDKVEQIGKGEFSVVYRVTQADHQMTFGNLSTTPTTSPTKGRVYAVKKSKHAFQGPKDRDTKVREAEILRTLSYSEHVVQYFDHWDYNNHLYIQTEYCEEGTLDKFLGTVGRGGRLDDFRIFKILQDLCLGLKDIHDSGFMHLDLKPANILVTFEGVLKIGDFGLAQSCSSAEGVDVEGDREYMAPEMLKGKSCQSADVFSLGLIILETAANVVLPDNGPTWIALRSGDLSEVPSLTWNPSIEVQRDATGNPTEIMHSDDFTSGKTHDPSNLFGPSKRSELLQPPEFMVNATHNSSLDLIVRWMTAQEPSERPTVHQVLELEGLQWVGHHRAAPATVYEGNWGPDEELIPISIAEGGDSDTEMTDV